From the Trichocoleus desertorum ATA4-8-CV12 genome, one window contains:
- the murA gene encoding UDP-N-acetylglucosamine 1-carboxyvinyltransferase — translation MNDSEDKPITPSYGLPDTHSSPEEDKSVLQIWGKSSLKGHVTISGAKNSALVVMAGALLCPQDCRLRNVPSLADVSRMGEILASLGVKLTRQGDVLDINASYIGQSTAPYELVSQLRASFFVIGPVLARLGVARVPLPGGCAIGARPVDLHVRGLQAMGADVHIEHGTVNAYVRGPSRRLKGAKIYLDYPSVGATETLMMAATLADGETILENAAQEPEVIDLANFCRAMGAQIRGAGTKTIVISGVPSLHSADYTIIPDRVEAATFLVAGAITQSEISLSPVIPDHLTAAIAKLRAIGALIAPESPNCLRISPGHGLTATDIETLPYPGFPTDMQAQFMALLTVSEGDSIVTETVFENRLRHVAELNRMGADIRVKGNHAVIRGVPTLSGAPVVATDLRASAALVLAALAAEGKTTIQELHHLDRGYENLDTKLQKLGVKLQRLQGDSTTEAEVAPLTPIAPN, via the coding sequence ATAAATGACTCGGAGGATAAGCCCATAACTCCCTCTTACGGACTGCCAGATACCCATTCTTCACCTGAAGAAGATAAGTCAGTACTTCAGATTTGGGGTAAATCTTCGCTCAAAGGACATGTCACTATTAGCGGTGCCAAGAACTCCGCCCTCGTTGTGATGGCGGGTGCCCTGCTCTGTCCCCAAGACTGCCGTCTTCGTAACGTTCCCTCTCTGGCAGATGTCTCTCGGATGGGGGAGATTTTGGCATCCTTGGGTGTCAAACTGACACGGCAGGGCGATGTTCTCGATATCAATGCGAGCTACATTGGCCAATCAACCGCTCCTTATGAGCTGGTTAGCCAACTGAGAGCTAGCTTCTTTGTCATTGGCCCTGTGTTAGCTCGCTTAGGCGTGGCCCGCGTTCCTTTGCCCGGTGGTTGCGCGATCGGCGCTCGTCCAGTAGACCTCCATGTCCGAGGTCTGCAAGCGATGGGAGCTGATGTCCACATTGAGCACGGCACAGTCAATGCTTACGTCAGAGGCCCTAGCCGCCGCCTCAAGGGAGCCAAAATTTATCTGGATTATCCCAGCGTTGGTGCGACCGAAACGCTGATGATGGCTGCGACCCTAGCGGATGGCGAAACCATCCTAGAGAATGCGGCTCAAGAACCTGAAGTGATCGACTTGGCTAACTTCTGCCGAGCCATGGGAGCCCAGATCCGAGGCGCAGGCACGAAAACCATCGTGATCTCAGGGGTGCCAAGTTTGCACTCAGCCGACTACACCATTATTCCAGATCGCGTTGAGGCGGCTACTTTTCTAGTAGCAGGAGCTATCACACAATCTGAAATTAGCCTCTCTCCGGTTATTCCTGACCATTTGACGGCTGCCATCGCTAAGTTGCGGGCGATCGGTGCTTTGATCGCCCCAGAGTCACCTAACTGTTTGCGGATCAGTCCGGGGCATGGCCTGACCGCTACTGATATTGAGACCTTACCCTATCCAGGTTTTCCTACGGATATGCAAGCTCAATTTATGGCTTTGCTGACCGTCAGTGAGGGCGACAGCATCGTCACAGAAACGGTGTTTGAAAACCGCCTGCGCCATGTGGCTGAGCTAAATCGGATGGGAGCTGATATTCGGGTGAAGGGCAATCACGCCGTGATTCGGGGAGTCCCGACGCTCTCTGGGGCTCCTGTAGTCGCAACCGATTTAAGAGCATCAGCTGCTTTGGTTCTGGCTGCTTTGGCCGCAGAAGGTAAAACCACGATTCAAGAATTGCACCACTTGGATCGGGGCTATGAAAACCTCGACACGAAGCTCCAAAAACTGGGGGTGAAGTTGCAGCGTCTTCAAGGAGACTCGACTACAGAGGCTGAGGTAGCTCCACTGACACCGATCGCGCCCAATTAA
- a CDS encoding M48 family metallopeptidase — MALAKTPLIGLKADQFRHPLDLEATQSLKQLPGLDLMIRSLLGPLAEQVFYLDNIASSILVSEQQLPHLHQLLIEACKILDLELPQLYIRQHPVPNAYTFAIRGRQPFIVVHTSLLELLNPEEIQAVIAHELGHLKCDHGVYLTLANIMVLAAGQLPTLGGMIAQTLQSQILEWVRCAEFTCDRAALLVTQDPKVVASLLMKLTGGSPTLASKLNLDAFLAQARSYDDISNSDLGELLKQAQVAPLTHPVPVIRAREIDRWAGSKTYQTLLQNGKNEYNSEASSKGGWRNW, encoded by the coding sequence ATGGCTCTTGCAAAGACTCCTTTAATTGGCTTGAAGGCGGATCAATTTCGTCATCCCCTCGATTTAGAAGCAACCCAATCCCTCAAGCAGTTGCCTGGGCTGGACTTGATGATTCGGAGTTTGCTAGGGCCACTAGCCGAACAAGTTTTTTACCTCGACAATATTGCCTCCAGCATTTTGGTCAGCGAGCAACAACTGCCGCACCTGCATCAACTGCTGATTGAAGCTTGCAAAATTCTTGACTTGGAGTTGCCTCAGCTCTACATTCGGCAACATCCTGTCCCCAATGCTTACACGTTTGCGATTCGAGGTCGGCAGCCCTTTATCGTAGTTCATACCTCTTTGTTAGAACTACTAAACCCCGAAGAAATTCAAGCGGTGATCGCTCACGAGTTAGGGCACTTGAAATGCGACCACGGGGTTTACTTAACCCTAGCCAACATCATGGTGCTGGCGGCAGGACAACTGCCCACTTTGGGGGGAATGATTGCCCAAACCTTGCAGTCCCAAATCTTAGAATGGGTTCGCTGTGCTGAATTCACTTGCGATCGCGCTGCCCTCTTAGTTACGCAAGATCCGAAGGTGGTGGCTTCCCTGCTGATGAAGCTGACTGGGGGATCGCCAACCTTGGCATCTAAGCTGAACCTAGACGCTTTCTTGGCTCAGGCGCGTTCTTACGATGATATCAGTAACAGCGATCTGGGTGAGTTGCTCAAGCAGGCTCAAGTCGCACCCCTCACGCACCCAGTCCCTGTGATTCGAGCGAGAGAAATCGATCGCTGGGCTGGAAGTAAAACTTACCAAACCCTGTTGCAAAACGGAAAAAATGAGTATAATAGTGAAGCTTCATCCAAGGGCGGATGGCGGAATTGGTAG